One genomic region from Deinococcus sp. JMULE3 encodes:
- a CDS encoding bifunctional DNA primase/polymerase, giving the protein MAALLDEALACLARGCSILPVHAGNDRDKDPHSALLIRTGYHRPDPENPARLRASWKPLQTAAPSAETVTAWFANTQNVGMALVTGRISGRIVIDFDGDEGRAYAHSLGIRPHVRTGGGYHWHLRAPEWRVGNLVGKSTHGAPDCVDVRGDGGNAILPPTVTRKGPYVYLRDPADIDTLDDLPLTLREALRLVPPLPAPPPMTGPLPRGDDRYPSSRILDWALQKVQDGTLGGRNDTGYHLAWALYNNGYSHAEVLQVGQTYVSHVGHQHPDGRGAPYTLDEYRASMRTAYTAPRGEPWGYSSTDARSTPQTATQALEDVYAQLPPEDQARAAHLVAREWAATGRPIEDTIRYLRLIGHDAAPKTARAAYVAHERREAMPGSLDTFLRARRVRYGRST; this is encoded by the coding sequence ATGGCAGCGCTGCTTGATGAAGCCCTCGCGTGCCTGGCACGGGGGTGCTCCATCCTCCCCGTGCACGCAGGCAATGACCGGGACAAGGATCCACACAGTGCCCTGCTAATCCGGACGGGCTACCACCGTCCAGACCCTGAGAACCCCGCGCGCCTCCGGGCCAGCTGGAAGCCCCTCCAGACTGCCGCCCCCTCCGCAGAAACCGTCACGGCGTGGTTTGCCAACACGCAGAACGTCGGGATGGCACTCGTGACCGGCCGCATCAGTGGCCGGATCGTCATTGACTTCGACGGTGACGAAGGCCGCGCGTACGCCCACTCGCTGGGTATCCGGCCGCACGTCCGCACGGGCGGCGGCTATCACTGGCACTTACGGGCACCCGAGTGGCGCGTCGGGAATCTGGTCGGGAAGTCCACCCACGGCGCCCCCGACTGCGTCGACGTCCGGGGCGACGGCGGAAACGCCATCCTGCCGCCGACCGTGACCCGCAAGGGGCCTTACGTGTACCTCCGGGACCCGGCGGACATCGACACGCTCGACGACCTGCCCCTGACCCTGCGCGAAGCGCTCCGCCTGGTGCCACCACTCCCGGCGCCACCACCGATGACCGGTCCTCTCCCCCGCGGTGACGACCGATACCCCAGCAGCCGCATCCTCGACTGGGCACTCCAGAAAGTTCAGGACGGAACACTCGGTGGCCGGAACGACACGGGGTATCACCTTGCGTGGGCGCTGTACAACAACGGCTACAGCCACGCGGAAGTGCTCCAGGTCGGCCAGACGTACGTCAGCCATGTCGGGCACCAACACCCGGATGGTCGGGGGGCACCGTACACCCTGGACGAGTACCGCGCGAGCATGCGCACCGCGTACACCGCACCACGTGGCGAGCCGTGGGGGTACAGCAGCACAGATGCCCGTTCTACGCCACAGACCGCCACTCAGGCGTTGGAGGACGTATACGCCCAGCTCCCACCCGAAGATCAAGCGCGGGCGGCGCACCTGGTCGCGCGCGAGTGGGCGGCCACTGGACGGCCCATCGAGGACACCATCCGGTACCTGCGCTTGATCGGCCATGACGCGGCCCCGAAGACCGCTCGCGCGGCCTACGTCGCACACGAGCGCCGTGAAGCCATGCCCGGGTCCTTGGACACCTTCCTGCGCGCCCGGCGGGTGCGGTACGGGAGGAGCACTTGA
- a CDS encoding C39 family peptidase has product MPLVRQTFNACGPASITQVLEYYGIRVTQAAVSAQTRPTSRSYMTARAIVDYAPQVGMEARLFRGGSVQTVRSAIRNGLPLIVLQTQMIAGRSIPHWRVASGFDDARRLVYLMDPLLGYVTMPYADFERVWADHQGTFAVLYPPALRDVVRRAIG; this is encoded by the coding sequence ATGCCCTTGGTACGCCAGACCTTCAACGCCTGTGGTCCTGCCAGTATCACGCAGGTCCTCGAGTACTACGGGATTCGGGTGACACAGGCGGCCGTCTCTGCTCAGACCCGCCCTACGTCCCGCTCGTATATGACCGCGCGCGCGATCGTTGATTACGCCCCACAAGTTGGGATGGAGGCGCGCCTGTTCCGTGGTGGCAGTGTTCAAACCGTTCGCTCGGCCATCCGGAATGGACTGCCGCTGATCGTCCTGCAGACGCAGATGATCGCCGGGCGCAGCATCCCGCACTGGCGGGTTGCATCCGGATTCGACGACGCCCGCCGTCTGGTGTACCTCATGGATCCCCTGCTGGGGTACGTCACCATGCCCTACGCAGATTTCGAACGGGTCTGGGCGGATCATCAGGGCACCTTCGCGGTCCTGTACCCCCCCGCCCTGCGGGACGTGGTGCGCCGCGCCATCGGCTGA
- a CDS encoding type II secretion system protein produces the protein MQPRGFTLIWVLIVLVILAAVSGAMLQSANTSDRTARAVARGTLIRIQEQNTLTYGQRLLEANAGTLLRSLPAASSHATGELQSQLQRQVDEWCTRNIDGSGSQIRIYFSSTACGTGLPEGQTAPTLQLKSTGTNLWAMEAEFFLVAGPPSRPTVRRGTLNARYGAPPASAYALLSAGDTTLDSRVRIQGDAHVDGRLTLRGTVDLSGALSTSNCQVVTAGCVGAAEVNLADTRTNVMSIVPTPAHPADLTGALSVGQAGETAGMTTPSLSGLTIVANTVDLGVLASGEQYIRACVSFFACTTYLGTTDGDLQEGSVRNATLISGWTGAIGITPAGSEVVIRPVNPDAPSVARSLSLVVTGAAKVDGNLTYTQTSCSVDSCTSDLSTDALSIQASRVTVTTRTVRTHATVITDQFLVTAPLTLFGSLIGAPTGVNAQLYIQGDARARTGLAPVGVPRLAARWRAATVTVDQ, from the coding sequence ATGCAACCGAGAGGCTTTACCCTCATCTGGGTCCTGATCGTCCTTGTGATCCTGGCCGCCGTCAGCGGCGCCATGCTGCAATCCGCCAACACCAGCGACCGGACCGCACGCGCCGTCGCGCGGGGCACCCTCATTCGCATCCAGGAACAGAACACCCTGACCTACGGTCAACGCCTCCTGGAAGCCAATGCAGGCACACTCCTCCGGTCCCTACCAGCCGCGAGTTCACATGCGACCGGAGAACTCCAAAGCCAGTTGCAACGCCAGGTCGACGAGTGGTGCACCCGGAACATCGACGGGAGTGGAAGCCAGATTCGGATCTACTTCTCCTCCACGGCGTGCGGTACGGGGCTGCCCGAAGGACAGACAGCTCCAACCCTCCAGTTGAAAAGCACGGGCACGAACCTATGGGCCATGGAGGCCGAATTCTTCCTCGTGGCAGGACCGCCGAGTCGCCCCACCGTTCGCCGAGGCACACTCAACGCGCGCTATGGTGCGCCCCCTGCCAGCGCGTACGCCCTGCTGAGCGCCGGCGACACCACGCTCGATTCGCGCGTCCGCATCCAGGGAGACGCGCACGTGGATGGCCGACTGACGCTGCGAGGTACGGTGGATCTCAGTGGAGCCCTCAGCACCAGCAACTGTCAGGTCGTCACGGCCGGATGTGTCGGCGCCGCTGAAGTCAATCTCGCCGACACCCGCACCAATGTCATGTCCATCGTCCCCACGCCCGCTCACCCGGCTGACCTCACCGGTGCCCTCAGCGTCGGCCAAGCGGGAGAGACGGCCGGGATGACCACACCCAGCCTGTCAGGCCTCACGATCGTGGCCAACACCGTCGACCTCGGTGTCCTGGCAAGTGGTGAGCAGTACATCCGAGCTTGCGTGTCGTTCTTCGCGTGCACGACGTACCTCGGGACGACAGACGGCGACCTACAGGAAGGGAGCGTGCGGAACGCCACCCTCATCTCAGGGTGGACCGGCGCGATCGGCATCACGCCCGCAGGGTCGGAGGTGGTGATCCGTCCCGTCAACCCTGACGCGCCGAGCGTGGCGCGCTCACTGAGCCTCGTCGTGACGGGGGCCGCGAAGGTGGACGGGAACCTCACGTACACGCAGACCAGTTGCTCAGTCGACTCCTGCACGTCAGACCTGTCCACGGACGCCCTGTCCATTCAGGCCTCCAGGGTGACCGTGACGACTCGCACCGTGCGGACCCACGCGACAGTCATCACGGATCAGTTCCTCGTGACAGCCCCGTTAACCCTGTTCGGATCGCTGATCGGTGCACCGACCGGGGTCAACGCGCAGCTGTACATCCAGGGCGATGCCAGAGCCCGCACGGGCCTCGCGCCAGTCGGTGTGCCCCGGCTGGCTGCACGGTGGCGCGCAGCCACGGTCACGGTGGACCAATGA
- a CDS encoding CAP domain-containing protein — MKRLAASVILLSALLASCGGTTPTTPPPPTTNIPEPSTPTPTPTPEPVPPTPTPTPPPAPTTVFIPVAGAAVGSGDGTVIGTVRVSPSTQEVEVMTLANELRTKGTLNGQPAIAKTCAEGTFRANELQPLTYQGLLSYAARKHSTYVAEVSYDGHDELQTDSTFFYGASPRARKDRAYEEFSVPALNFGPGEIVATGRTRPTADAVLRAWMASAPHCAILMSANAKFMGAGYAYAEPNTAANRWGHSWTMMFF; from the coding sequence CCCACCGCCCCCCACCACCAATATCCCTGAACCCAGCACACCAACTCCCACACCCACCCCGGAACCCGTTCCGCCCACTCCAACTCCTACGCCACCGCCAGCGCCCACAACGGTGTTTATTCCGGTGGCCGGCGCTGCCGTAGGCAGCGGGGACGGGACTGTGATCGGCACAGTTCGAGTCAGTCCGAGTACACAGGAAGTCGAAGTGATGACACTCGCCAACGAGCTCCGCACAAAAGGAACGCTCAACGGCCAACCCGCAATAGCGAAAACCTGCGCTGAGGGTACCTTCCGAGCAAATGAGCTCCAGCCACTCACATATCAAGGCCTCCTGTCCTACGCGGCGCGGAAGCACAGCACATACGTCGCAGAAGTGAGCTACGACGGTCACGACGAGCTTCAGACCGACTCGACGTTCTTCTACGGAGCGTCTCCCCGTGCCCGCAAGGACCGAGCGTACGAGGAATTTTCTGTACCCGCCCTCAACTTCGGTCCGGGAGAAATCGTAGCTACCGGGCGCACCAGACCCACTGCCGACGCAGTGCTGCGTGCTTGGATGGCCAGCGCCCCACACTGTGCGATTCTGATGTCCGCAAACGCAAAGTTCATGGGCGCCGGATACGCGTACGCTGAACCGAACACCGCTGCAAACCGGTGGGGGCACAGCTGGACCATGATGTTCTTTTGA